The Natrinema saccharevitans genome includes the window TTCCGAGACGTCCTCGGAATTTCGCTCGAGGAGACGACCACGGTCCTCGTGAGCCTCGAGATCGAGTACGAGCGACCGATCGAGGCCGACGAGACGGTCACCGTCGCACTCCGCGTGGCGGAACTGGGCGAGGCGAGTCTGCCGATGACCTACGAGATCCGCGCCGACGGGGAGCGGGCGGCGACGGCACGAACCGTGCAGGTGCTGGCCGATCCGGAGGGTGAGGGCTCGCGTCCGATTCCGGACGACTGGCGTCGACGGATCGAACGCCGGCGGGACTGACTCGTCACTCCAGGTCCGTCTCGGGGTCGGACACCTCGACCTCGCCGTCGCTGTCGACGACCACGTGATAGCCACAGAAGGGGAATTCGACGCGGCCGGTCGGCCGCTGTGTGCCGTTCGAGCGGGTCGCAAACAGCGCATCGAGCGCCTCGGGGTTGACGACGTCGTAGAGGGCCTCGTACTCGGGCGGTTCGAGGTCTACCGGATCGATGCCTTCCCGCTCGGCGACAGCGGCGATGATATCGAAACAGACTGATTGGCCGGCTGTCGCGTCGGAACGATCGACTGAGAGTAGCATTGGCCGGTCTCTTACTTCGATCGGATATAAATCCTCTGGCCCAAACCTAAATTGAATATACAGAACCCAACGTTAACGGTTGAGATAGTACACTAGTGTATTTATTGGATGCATAGTTATATATAATTCTAGTATATTCAAATATTCTAAAACTGTTCAGGGACCGACAGTCACGGAGAAATCACTGGTTACACCGTCGGTAACGTCGACTCACCGGGAACGGAAGGCCGAATGGCGGATCGAGGGGTACATGTTCGGGAAACCGCACTGGCTGATTCGGGCAGTAATGAGAGTACGATGAACTCCTTCTCGAGCGGGCGATCGACGGGCAACGGCGACGGGTTCGACGATCCCGAGGCGTTCGTTCCGGAACACCTCTCGGAGCCGGGACGATTCCTCGAGGGCCACGACCTCCTCGAGGGCGAGGATCACGTAGCCCTCCACGACGTCTCGCGGGAACTGTTCGAGGAACGAGGCGTCTACGACGCCACGTTCGGCTACAACCTGTCGCAGCGGGATCGCCATCGGGTGCTGCTGATCGGTCCGTAACCCGCCCGGTATCCCGTTCATGTCTCGGGGTTCGGCCCGGATCGTCGTCCCCATCCCCCGAACAGGTTCGGGGGGTACTGTTTGGCCGCTCGTGTCGTATCCTCGATTATGGAGACTGACCAGACCACGTCGACCGCGCCGCGATCGGTCGCGACCGAGGACCGCGACCCCGAGACGACTACCGTGACCGTCCGCTGTACCGGTCACGTCCGCACCGCCGTCGGGACCCACGAACTCGAATTCACCTTCGAGGGCGACCGCCTGCGGGACTTCCTCGAGAACTTCTTCGCGGTGTACGACCTCGAGAACATGCTCATCGCCGAGACCGAAGCCGACGCGACCCACAGCGGCTGGGCTCCGGTCCCCGACGACCTGCCCGGCACCTGGCGCAAGAACCCCGAGGGCGACCAGACCCGGCCCTACGCTCGCGTCTGTGTCAACGGCCGCTTCAACGAACACCTCGGCGGGTTCGAGACGGAACTCGAGGAGGGCGATCGCGTCGCCCTGATCTATCCGTTTATGTTCTGCTGTTGATACGGTTCGGCGTCGCTCCAGTCCGGTCCGACTCGGAACGAGAGGTGAATACGTTCGTCT containing:
- a CDS encoding acyl-CoA thioesterase; this encodes MTDYDYATEIDVRLRDIDFMGHVNNAIYATYLEQAREAYFRDVLGISLEETTTVLVSLEIEYERPIEADETVTVALRVAELGEASLPMTYEIRADGERAATARTVQVLADPEGEGSRPIPDDWRRRIERRRD
- a CDS encoding MoaD/ThiS family protein, giving the protein METDQTTSTAPRSVATEDRDPETTTVTVRCTGHVRTAVGTHELEFTFEGDRLRDFLENFFAVYDLENMLIAETEADATHSGWAPVPDDLPGTWRKNPEGDQTRPYARVCVNGRFNEHLGGFETELEEGDRVALIYPFMFCC
- a CDS encoding HalOD1 output domain-containing protein, whose product is MLLSVDRSDATAGQSVCFDIIAAVAEREGIDPVDLEPPEYEALYDVVNPEALDALFATRSNGTQRPTGRVEFPFCGYHVVVDSDGEVEVSDPETDLE